The following are from one region of the Treponema denticola genome:
- a CDS encoding DUF2062 domain-containing protein has translation MIKYVTSFFRAINANAHPGDIAHAVALGLFLAILPKNNLTFTFLFFLSIFIRINKGAFFITFILFGFVTPFMDVLINNIGFWAVQLLFLRPIFIALENIPFVALFKLSNTMVLGGIIWGLILYIPVYILTRIIIAKYRKYMQPAVNVKGVGLLGKIPLLRHLTKISDIKENF, from the coding sequence ATGATAAAATATGTAACTTCATTTTTTAGAGCCATTAATGCAAATGCTCATCCCGGTGATATAGCTCATGCCGTCGCCTTAGGCCTTTTTTTGGCAATATTACCTAAAAATAATTTAACATTTACGTTTTTGTTTTTCTTGTCTATTTTTATCCGCATAAATAAAGGAGCCTTTTTTATAACTTTTATTTTATTCGGGTTTGTAACCCCATTTATGGATGTACTAATAAACAATATAGGTTTTTGGGCTGTTCAACTGCTATTTTTACGCCCCATATTTATCGCCTTAGAAAACATTCCTTTTGTAGCTCTTTTTAAGCTTTCGAACACAATGGTCTTAGGGGGCATAATTTGGGGACTTATACTGTATATTCCCGTATACATCTTAACAAGAATTATAATAGCAAAATATAGAAAATATATGCAGCCTGCCGTAAATGTAAAGGGTGTCGGCCTTTTAGGTAAGATACCGCTTCTTCGCCACTTAACAAAAATATCTGATATAAAGGAAAATTTTTAA
- the glgA gene encoding glycogen synthase GlgA: MKIMMVTSELVPFAKVGGLADAVTALSIALAEKGHDVRVVMPRYYKIDRKNLKQIPGAMAVHLGPYEHWVGVYESNLPSSKVKVYFIDHEQAFGRDGVYGSPFEPDFSDNTKRFSLLAHAAFQVCRKQAWIPDVVHAHDWAAGLVPVLLRFTEKNTEFKNTASVFTIHNMGYQGVYSKHYFPDTGLDWNNFYATGFEDWDRINFLKAALVSSDMLTTVSPSYAEEIKRPEFGFRMDGILRYREKELTGILNGVDTSIWNPSKDEYIPYRYNSKTLEEKEKNKSVLQERVGLEIDTSVPIFGMISRLVDQKGISELFGPMYGSAFKICSDIKLQMVVLGSGESWCEKELNFLSQRLPNFRCYIGYNEELSHLIEAGSDFFLMPSRYEPCGLNQMYSLLYGTLPIVRKTGGLADTVENYNEETGEGTGFVLEYLSPQSIYDTVGWAAYAWYNKKDHIKKMRTKAMSKKFGWNIAAEKYLKVYADAIEKKASML; the protein is encoded by the coding sequence ATGAAAATAATGATGGTTACAAGCGAGCTTGTTCCTTTTGCAAAAGTAGGAGGTTTGGCTGATGCCGTTACGGCTTTATCAATAGCTCTTGCAGAAAAAGGACATGATGTAAGGGTTGTAATGCCTCGTTATTATAAAATTGATCGAAAAAACTTAAAACAAATTCCGGGAGCAATGGCTGTTCATCTTGGACCTTATGAACACTGGGTAGGAGTTTATGAGTCAAATCTGCCTTCTTCAAAGGTAAAGGTTTATTTTATAGATCATGAACAAGCCTTCGGCAGGGATGGAGTTTATGGCTCACCTTTTGAGCCTGATTTTTCCGATAATACGAAAAGATTTTCACTTTTAGCCCATGCAGCTTTTCAGGTTTGCAGAAAACAGGCATGGATTCCCGACGTTGTACACGCTCATGATTGGGCTGCAGGCTTGGTTCCCGTACTTTTACGCTTTACCGAAAAAAATACGGAATTTAAAAATACGGCAAGTGTTTTTACCATTCATAATATGGGTTATCAAGGCGTTTATTCTAAACACTATTTTCCCGATACCGGCCTTGATTGGAACAACTTTTATGCTACGGGCTTTGAAGACTGGGATAGAATAAACTTTTTAAAAGCAGCTCTTGTTTCTTCCGATATGCTTACAACCGTTTCTCCTTCTTATGCGGAAGAAATTAAACGCCCCGAATTCGGCTTTAGGATGGACGGTATTTTGCGTTACAGGGAAAAAGAATTGACAGGAATTTTAAACGGGGTAGATACTTCAATATGGAATCCTTCAAAAGACGAGTATATTCCTTACCGATACAATTCTAAAACCCTTGAAGAAAAGGAAAAAAATAAATCCGTTTTACAGGAAAGGGTCGGGCTCGAAATAGATACTTCCGTTCCGATATTCGGCATGATAAGCCGTTTGGTTGATCAAAAGGGGATTTCAGAGCTTTTCGGGCCCATGTACGGTTCGGCATTTAAGATATGTTCCGATATAAAGCTTCAAATGGTTGTTTTAGGCTCAGGTGAATCTTGGTGCGAAAAAGAGCTCAATTTTCTTTCACAAAGGCTGCCTAATTTTAGATGTTATATAGGCTATAATGAAGAATTAAGTCATTTAATCGAAGCCGGAAGCGATTTTTTCTTGATGCCTTCAAGATATGAACCATGCGGCTTAAACCAAATGTATTCCCTCCTTTACGGAACCTTGCCCATAGTCCGAAAGACGGGAGGGCTCGCAGATACGGTAGAAAACTATAATGAAGAAACAGGCGAGGGTACGGGTTTTGTGCTTGAATACTTAAGCCCTCAAAGTATTTACGATACGGTCGGCTGGGCTGCTTATGCTTGGTATAATAAAAAAGATCACATAAAAAAGATGAGAACCAAGGCCATGAGTAAAAAGTTCGGATGGAATATAGCCGCGGAAAAATATTTAAAAGTATATGCCGATGCTATTGAAAAAAAAGCTTCCATGCTATAG
- a CDS encoding SIMPL domain-containing protein encodes MKDSIIKGIKLIGVLCIGFVLFGACSPQASEKRFVSVTGRSSISKSPDQVSISFSVFSKDRDLSAAKKKNDAAILKLKELFEKYKIEQKNISIERVNITPRYRYRDNGDEYFDSYEVVQNIAILLTKIEDYEVFLTDLLNTGVDRIYNVGFSVADMRKLMDEARAEAVKAAEEKALLLCKAAPNGGHPLSLGKIISISEEPTGMFQRNYYNYAAQNMKQAAYDEAAGGNFSPMGQIEVSAEISLVFELE; translated from the coding sequence ATGAAAGATTCTATTATTAAGGGCATAAAACTTATCGGCGTTTTATGTATCGGTTTTGTTTTATTTGGAGCATGCAGTCCTCAAGCAAGCGAAAAGCGTTTTGTAAGCGTTACAGGACGATCTTCTATTTCAAAATCTCCTGATCAGGTTTCAATTTCGTTTTCGGTTTTTTCTAAGGATAGAGACTTATCTGCAGCAAAAAAGAAAAATGATGCGGCAATTTTAAAATTAAAAGAACTTTTTGAAAAATATAAAATCGAACAAAAAAATATAAGTATTGAACGCGTAAATATTACCCCTCGATACAGATATAGGGACAACGGTGATGAATATTTTGACAGCTATGAAGTGGTACAAAACATAGCCATTCTTCTTACAAAGATTGAAGATTACGAAGTATTTTTAACCGACCTTTTAAATACGGGGGTCGATAGAATCTATAATGTAGGCTTTTCGGTTGCCGATATGAGAAAGTTAATGGACGAGGCAAGGGCTGAGGCTGTAAAAGCAGCTGAAGAAAAAGCTCTCCTTCTTTGTAAGGCAGCCCCCAACGGCGGACACCCCCTTTCTTTAGGAAAAATAATCAGCATAAGCGAGGAACCTACAGGTATGTTCCAACGAAACTATTATAATTATGCTGCCCAAAATATGAAACAAGCCGCCTATGATGAGGCTGCAGGAGGAAATTTTTCTCCCATGGGACAGATTGAAGTTTCTGCAGAAATCAGCCTTGTCTTTGAATTGGAATAG
- a CDS encoding Rpn family recombination-promoting nuclease/putative transposase, with amino-acid sequence MGKLFKITLRNDYAFKRVFGVEENKDVLQDLLECILDIPPENIAGLELLDKEFHKDSITDKTGVLDIKLRLKNNTIIDIEIQNRWNSEFVQRTIFYWAKMYTENLKTSEVYTKLPKCITINIVGEGFNLNNLIHSEYNVVEKHINDRLSDELEIHFLNLAKVKDEENIEQDEKKKKLYKWLKFIETDDMEVREMLAESSEMMRKANSTITVIEMSPKEKWLYENRMKYEHDKASWKHEGYQEGIEKGAYQKAVETAKLMKQANCELDFVIQMTGLSKKEIEAL; translated from the coding sequence ATGGGAAAATTGTTTAAGATTACCCTCCGAAACGATTACGCATTTAAGAGAGTATTTGGAGTGGAAGAAAACAAGGATGTCTTACAGGATCTGCTGGAATGTATCTTAGACATCCCGCCTGAGAACATCGCAGGTTTGGAGCTCTTGGATAAGGAGTTTCATAAGGATTCGATAACTGATAAAACCGGAGTTTTAGACATAAAATTACGCCTGAAGAACAACACAATTATCGACATCGAGATTCAAAATAGGTGGAACAGCGAATTTGTTCAGCGTACCATCTTTTACTGGGCTAAAATGTATACGGAAAACTTAAAAACAAGTGAAGTATATACAAAATTGCCTAAATGTATTACAATAAACATAGTGGGTGAAGGCTTTAATTTAAATAATCTTATACATAGTGAGTACAATGTAGTCGAAAAGCACATAAACGACAGGCTTTCCGATGAGCTCGAAATCCACTTTTTAAACTTAGCCAAGGTAAAAGACGAAGAAAATATTGAGCAGGACGAAAAGAAAAAGAAACTTTACAAATGGCTGAAATTTATCGAAACTGATGACATGGAGGTAAGGGAGATGTTAGCAGAAAGTTCTGAAATGATGAGAAAAGCAAATTCCACTATTACAGTAATAGAAATGAGTCCAAAAGAAAAATGGCTTTATGAAAACCGCATGAAATATGAACACGACAAGGCCTCTTGGAAACATGAGGGGTATCAAGAAGGTATTGAAAAGGGAGCCTATCAAAAAGCAGTTGAAACAGCAAAGCTGATGAAGCAAGCAAATTGTGAGCTTGACTTTGTCATACAAATGACTGGTCTCAGCAAAAAAGAAATCGAGGCTCTATGA
- the aspS gene encoding aspartate--tRNA ligase → MQRTVTCGGLNKDFAGKTVVLNGWIHRKRDHGGITFLNLRDRYGLTQVVVDDDASEELKALAISLKQEFCIAVEGLVRPRPDSMINKEMATGEIEVKALKIEVLSKSEVLPFQIDEKTNANEDLRLKYRYLDLRSKAMQDHIILRSKFAFAVREFLTSKDFLEIETPTFIKSTPEGARDYLVPSRLYPGKFYALPQSPQIYKQILMVSGFDKYFQIARCYRDEDARGDRQPEFTQIDIEMSFASREDVLSLTEGMMQYAFKKSINVDLPKAFERISYDEAIDVYGTDKPDLRFEMKMQDAAFMAEIGNFAVFKDALSSGGAVKALVVKGQAESYSRKKIEELEAAAKIYKAKGLAWIKVTESGAKFEGGISKFFEGKEAEICSKLGAEKGDLILFVADKYKIACTALGAVRSKLGKDLGLLNPAEFKFAWIVDFPLFEWNEEENKWDPAHHMFSAPQEKYIATMEENPEPVKGDLYDLVLNGYEVASGSIRIHNPELQKRIFKIVGFDESEAEKKFGFLTEAFKYGAPPHGGIAPGLDRIVMIMAGETSIKEVIAFPKNSFAVSPMDDSPSEVDQKQLDELHLVIKE, encoded by the coding sequence ATGCAAAGAACCGTAACCTGCGGCGGCTTAAATAAGGATTTTGCAGGAAAAACTGTTGTTTTAAACGGCTGGATTCACCGAAAAAGGGATCACGGCGGTATTACTTTTTTAAATTTACGCGACCGTTACGGTTTGACTCAGGTGGTTGTGGACGATGATGCAAGCGAAGAGTTAAAAGCCCTTGCTATAAGTCTCAAGCAGGAATTCTGTATTGCCGTTGAGGGGCTTGTAAGACCGCGCCCCGATTCTATGATAAACAAAGAAATGGCAACGGGAGAAATCGAAGTTAAGGCCTTAAAGATTGAAGTGCTTTCAAAAAGCGAGGTGCTTCCTTTTCAGATTGACGAAAAAACAAATGCAAACGAAGATTTGCGGCTTAAATACAGGTATTTGGATCTACGCTCAAAGGCAATGCAGGATCATATTATTTTGCGTTCAAAATTCGCCTTTGCTGTCCGCGAATTTTTAACTTCAAAAGATTTTTTGGAAATTGAAACCCCGACATTTATTAAGTCCACACCGGAAGGAGCCCGCGACTATCTGGTTCCCTCCCGCCTTTATCCGGGAAAATTCTATGCCCTACCCCAATCTCCGCAGATTTATAAGCAGATTTTAATGGTATCGGGCTTTGATAAATATTTTCAGATTGCACGCTGCTACCGCGACGAGGATGCCCGAGGCGACAGACAGCCCGAGTTCACTCAAATAGATATTGAAATGAGCTTTGCTTCCCGCGAAGATGTTTTAAGTTTAACCGAAGGAATGATGCAGTATGCTTTTAAAAAGAGCATAAACGTAGACCTTCCGAAAGCATTTGAACGCATAAGCTATGACGAAGCTATCGATGTTTACGGCACTGATAAGCCCGATCTCCGCTTTGAAATGAAGATGCAGGATGCAGCATTTATGGCCGAAATCGGAAACTTTGCAGTTTTCAAAGATGCCCTTTCTTCAGGAGGAGCTGTCAAGGCCTTGGTCGTAAAAGGACAGGCAGAATCCTATAGCCGCAAAAAAATTGAAGAGCTTGAAGCCGCAGCCAAAATCTACAAGGCAAAGGGCTTGGCTTGGATTAAGGTAACGGAAAGCGGTGCAAAATTTGAAGGCGGTATTTCCAAATTCTTTGAAGGAAAGGAAGCGGAAATTTGCTCAAAACTCGGAGCCGAAAAAGGCGACTTAATTCTTTTTGTAGCCGATAAGTACAAGATTGCCTGTACGGCCTTGGGAGCCGTCAGAAGCAAGCTCGGAAAAGACTTAGGACTCTTAAACCCTGCCGAGTTTAAATTTGCTTGGATTGTGGACTTCCCCCTCTTTGAATGGAATGAGGAAGAAAACAAATGGGATCCGGCTCATCACATGTTCTCGGCCCCTCAAGAAAAATATATTGCAACAATGGAAGAAAATCCTGAACCTGTAAAAGGCGATCTTTACGACCTTGTTTTAAACGGATATGAAGTAGCCTCCGGCTCCATAAGAATCCATAATCCCGAACTGCAAAAGCGTATCTTTAAGATTGTCGGTTTTGATGAAAGCGAGGCGGAAAAGAAGTTCGGCTTTTTAACGGAAGCCTTTAAATACGGTGCCCCGCCCCACGGCGGCATTGCTCCGGGACTTGACCGCATAGTGATGATTATGGCAGGCGAAACCTCGATAAAAGAAGTAATCGCCTTCCCGAAAAACTCCTTTGCAGTAAGCCCCATGGACGACAGCCCCAGCGAAGTAGACCAAAAGCAGCTGGATGAACTCCATTTGGTTATTAAGGAATGA
- the trpS gene encoding tryptophan--tRNA ligase encodes MKNIILTGDRPTGKLHIGHYVGSLKNRVALQNSGKYDEIYIMIADAQATTDNADNLEKVRTSVIEVALDYLACGIDPQKSTILVQTQIPELCELTFYYMNLVTLARLERNPTVKNEIKLRGFNTGANAGGNTGIPVGFLTYPISQAADITAFLANTVPVGEDQMPMIEQAREIVRSFNSLYGETLVEPKELLPANKTCGRLPGTDGKAKMSKSLGNCIYISDSPEEIKKKVMRMFTDPNHLRVEDPGKVEGNPVFTYLDAFARNEHFPEFWSDYSCLNEVKEHYQKGGLGDVKIKKFLNNILQEELRPIREKREAFQKDLPSVYQILIEGTKKAREKAAATTHSVRSAMKINYFEGM; translated from the coding sequence ATGAAAAACATTATTTTGACAGGGGATAGACCCACAGGAAAACTTCATATCGGGCACTATGTAGGCTCCTTAAAAAACAGGGTGGCCTTGCAGAATTCGGGCAAGTACGATGAAATTTATATTATGATTGCTGATGCACAGGCTACAACCGACAATGCGGATAATCTTGAAAAAGTGCGTACAAGCGTTATCGAAGTGGCTTTGGATTATCTTGCCTGCGGAATAGACCCTCAAAAATCGACAATCCTCGTGCAGACTCAAATACCGGAACTTTGCGAGCTTACCTTTTATTATATGAATCTCGTTACCCTGGCCCGTCTTGAACGGAACCCTACAGTAAAAAATGAGATTAAGCTTAGAGGCTTTAACACAGGTGCCAACGCCGGCGGAAACACCGGTATCCCTGTAGGGTTTTTAACCTACCCTATAAGTCAGGCTGCCGATATTACGGCTTTTTTGGCAAATACGGTTCCGGTAGGTGAAGACCAGATGCCCATGATTGAGCAAGCGCGCGAAATAGTCCGCTCCTTTAATTCTCTTTACGGGGAAACATTGGTAGAGCCCAAGGAGCTTTTACCTGCAAACAAAACCTGCGGCCGCCTTCCCGGAACCGACGGAAAGGCTAAGATGAGTAAGTCGCTCGGCAACTGTATTTATATTTCGGATAGCCCCGAAGAAATCAAAAAGAAGGTAATGAGAATGTTTACAGACCCTAATCACCTCCGTGTTGAAGATCCGGGGAAGGTTGAGGGAAATCCGGTATTTACCTATCTTGACGCCTTTGCCCGAAATGAGCACTTCCCTGAGTTTTGGAGCGATTATTCATGCTTGAATGAGGTTAAGGAGCATTACCAAAAGGGCGGCCTAGGCGATGTTAAAATTAAAAAATTCTTAAACAATATTTTACAGGAAGAACTTAGGCCAATCAGGGAAAAAAGAGAGGCCTTTCAAAAAGACCTCCCTTCCGTTTATCAAATCCTGATTGAAGGCACCAAAAAAGCAAGGGAAAAAGCCGCAGCTACGACTCATTCGGTACGTTCTGCAATGAAAATAAACTATTTTGAGGGAATGTAA
- a CDS encoding chemotaxis protein CheW, with the protein MANAGGLNKKAKVENDDLLKLVTFQLGEELYGVEIMDVDQIVRVQDVRPIPNAPYYVEGIFNLRSEIIPVISLHKRFHIKKASLDEGDEFLGGFIIIKVENNKIGIIIDRVARVVDVKKEEIQPPPQMIAGIGAEYINGVVRRDPGYLIILDIHRLFNPKELQKITNL; encoded by the coding sequence ATGGCAAATGCAGGAGGCCTTAATAAAAAGGCCAAGGTCGAAAATGATGACCTTTTAAAATTAGTTACATTCCAACTCGGAGAAGAACTTTACGGCGTAGAAATTATGGATGTTGACCAAATAGTCAGGGTTCAGGATGTAAGGCCTATTCCGAATGCTCCGTATTATGTTGAAGGAATTTTTAACCTACGAAGCGAAATTATTCCGGTAATAAGTCTTCACAAGAGATTTCATATAAAAAAGGCTTCTTTGGATGAAGGCGATGAGTTTTTGGGCGGCTTTATAATCATAAAGGTTGAGAACAATAAAATAGGTATTATAATCGATAGAGTAGCCCGTGTTGTTGACGTAAAAAAAGAAGAAATACAGCCTCCGCCCCAAATGATTGCAGGTATCGGAGCCGAATACATTAACGGCGTTGTCCGCCGAGATCCCGGTTACCTAATAATCTTGGATATTCACAGGCTCTTTAATCCGAAAGAATTACAGAAAATTACGAATTTATAA
- a CDS encoding DegT/DnrJ/EryC1/StrS family aminotransferase: protein MKVPVYSSTIRRSEMDAVLTCMVEEKIGPGEMNQKLIKQVCETFQTAGAAAFRSPAIALNYALKALNLEDGSSVIISSLAPSWQYVELNRQGYKPIVLDVEADSVFPSFESIENAVQAGGRVLVLHETLGFLPDMEKILSLTIPVIEDISQSAGAAYKEKYAGSMGVFSILGLEEKDILTGGGGAVLLAPERRNAIVLKKLYDESPLTDQLPDINASLAFVQLKQMAKNMEQRKEMHESYVRSLMQGKHKTIAQKEDTVNPVYSFPVILNSGVSDVQRYAAKKDIDIELAFKNSTVEYLKENQESFINASSLLLRCVLFPLYPRLGAKKSSEIVRVLATLP from the coding sequence ATGAAAGTACCTGTTTACAGTTCCACTATAAGACGCTCCGAAATGGATGCTGTTCTTACATGTATGGTCGAGGAAAAAATAGGCCCCGGCGAAATGAATCAAAAACTTATCAAGCAGGTTTGCGAAACATTTCAAACAGCCGGAGCCGCTGCATTTAGAAGCCCGGCCATAGCTTTAAACTATGCTTTAAAAGCCTTAAACCTTGAAGACGGTTCATCGGTTATTATCTCAAGTCTTGCACCCTCTTGGCAATATGTAGAATTAAACCGCCAAGGGTATAAACCGATTGTGCTTGATGTAGAAGCAGATTCCGTTTTTCCTTCCTTTGAAAGCATTGAAAATGCGGTTCAAGCCGGCGGAAGAGTTCTTGTCCTACATGAAACCTTGGGTTTTTTACCTGATATGGAAAAGATATTAAGCTTAACCATTCCCGTAATAGAAGATATTTCTCAAAGTGCAGGAGCTGCCTACAAGGAAAAATATGCCGGCAGTATGGGAGTCTTTTCGATTTTGGGACTGGAAGAAAAGGATATTCTAACAGGAGGAGGAGGTGCCGTATTACTTGCTCCCGAAAGGCGGAATGCAATAGTCTTAAAAAAACTTTATGACGAATCCCCTCTTACGGACCAATTGCCCGACATAAATGCTTCCTTGGCCTTTGTGCAGTTGAAGCAGATGGCAAAAAACATGGAGCAGCGCAAGGAAATGCATGAGTCCTATGTCCGCTCTTTGATGCAGGGAAAACATAAAACTATAGCTCAAAAAGAAGACACGGTAAATCCGGTTTATTCTTTCCCGGTTATTTTAAATTCGGGAGTTTCGGATGTGCAAAGATATGCGGCAAAAAAGGATATAGACATAGAACTTGCTTTTAAAAATTCTACCGTCGAATACTTAAAAGAAAATCAAGAAAGTTTTATAAATGCATCTTCTCTTTTATTAAGATGTGTTCTTTTTCCTCTTTATCCGCGATTGGGAGCAAAAAAGTCGTCCGAGATCGTAAGAGTTTTAGCTACCCTGCCCTAA
- a CDS encoding NAD(+)/NADH kinase, with amino-acid sequence MKKALIVLSIEKPNAKKICKEIEAFLSAKGIDSFVYKYDGISHSPELNEDYDLAISLGGDGTVLFTARYSAPRHIPVFPINLGRFGFIANIEPKEWEGELLQLLNGKQALHKRMLLSTSIKRKNKEIVKYEALNDAVVSGSGIAKLINLDISFNGISFGVFRADGVIVSTPTGSTAYSAASGGPILDPDVSAFVLTPISPFSLSNRPLVLPSSGQMKIKILPARVKDIIVSIDGQEMVSLQEDDEIIISESPNKVKMAGCSPDNFYKALRSKLGWSGSSSPKLN; translated from the coding sequence TTGAAAAAAGCCCTTATAGTTTTAAGTATCGAAAAACCCAATGCAAAAAAGATTTGTAAAGAAATCGAAGCCTTTTTATCGGCAAAGGGAATCGATTCTTTTGTATATAAATATGACGGCATCTCCCATTCTCCCGAATTAAATGAAGACTATGACCTTGCAATAAGTCTCGGCGGAGACGGTACGGTTTTATTTACTGCCCGTTACAGTGCTCCTCGGCACATCCCCGTTTTTCCGATAAATTTAGGGAGGTTCGGCTTTATAGCAAATATCGAACCTAAAGAATGGGAAGGCGAACTTTTACAGCTCTTAAACGGAAAACAAGCCTTACATAAAAGAATGCTCCTTTCAACTTCGATAAAACGGAAAAATAAAGAAATTGTAAAATATGAAGCCTTAAACGATGCAGTTGTTTCAGGTTCGGGCATAGCAAAGCTGATAAACTTAGATATTTCCTTTAACGGAATTTCTTTCGGTGTTTTTAGAGCTGACGGGGTAATCGTTTCGACTCCTACAGGTTCAACTGCCTACTCGGCAGCTTCAGGAGGGCCGATCTTAGATCCTGATGTATCGGCCTTTGTTTTAACCCCTATTTCTCCTTTTTCTTTATCGAACCGCCCCTTGGTTCTTCCATCGTCGGGTCAAATGAAGATAAAAATTCTTCCTGCAAGAGTGAAAGATATTATAGTTTCAATTGACGGACAGGAGATGGTTTCTTTACAAGAAGATGATGAGATTATAATAAGCGAATCTCCCAATAAGGTAAAAATGGCAGGCTGCTCTCCCGATAATTTTTACAAGGCCCTGCGCTCAAAACTCGGCTGGTCGGGTTCTTCATCGCCCAAACTGAATTGA
- a CDS encoding ABC-F family ATP-binding cassette domain-containing protein, whose translation MITVSDLSLKFGDRPLFKDVNLKFTKGNCYGIIGANGAGKSTFLKVLSGELEHDSGEFSITPGERMAVLRQDHFAFDEYSVKDTVFMGYPKLYNVRNEREAIYAKENFSEEDGIRASELEAEFADLNGWEAENQIEQILSGLGLDENYHDRMMSELDEGQKVRVLLAQAIFGTPDILLLDEPTNGLDLESIAWLEEFLIDFPNIIIVVSHDRHFLNTVCTHVCDIDYGKIRMYSGNYDFWYQMSRIMQRQAKDQQKKREEKMKDLREFILRFASNAAKSRQATSRKKVYDKLALEEIEVTSRKFPYVHFKPNREIGNNVVRTEKIFYKTPDTAEEKGIQLLSDFSFTVNRTDKIAFVGQEHNSKTALFDILTGKLNPDSGDVYWGQTVSHAYLNKDNAEYFNNDLNITEWLKQYSPDQDDAYVRGFLGRMLFSGDESLKPVNVLSGGEKVRCMLSKLMLSGANVLILDEPTNHLDLEAITSLNDALVEFPGVILFNSHDHEFISSIANRIIEITPNGVIDRMMNFDDYIKDEHVKKLREELYGNTKKMQI comes from the coding sequence ATGATTACAGTAAGCGATTTAAGTTTAAAGTTCGGCGACAGGCCGCTTTTTAAGGATGTCAATTTAAAATTTACAAAAGGCAACTGCTACGGAATTATCGGCGCAAACGGAGCCGGAAAGTCTACTTTTTTAAAAGTGCTTTCGGGAGAATTGGAGCATGACTCAGGTGAGTTCAGTATTACCCCCGGAGAGAGAATGGCTGTTTTAAGGCAGGATCACTTTGCCTTTGACGAATACAGCGTAAAAGACACGGTTTTTATGGGCTATCCTAAGCTCTACAATGTTAGAAATGAAAGAGAAGCTATTTATGCAAAAGAAAATTTTAGCGAAGAAGACGGAATACGGGCTTCGGAGTTGGAGGCCGAATTTGCCGATTTAAACGGCTGGGAGGCTGAAAATCAAATAGAGCAGATTCTTTCAGGCTTGGGCCTTGATGAAAACTACCATGACAGAATGATGAGCGAACTGGATGAGGGGCAGAAGGTGCGGGTATTGCTGGCTCAGGCTATCTTCGGTACCCCCGATATTCTTCTTTTGGACGAACCAACAAACGGTTTAGACCTTGAATCCATAGCATGGCTTGAAGAATTTTTAATCGACTTTCCCAATATTATAATTGTTGTTTCTCACGACAGACATTTTTTAAATACGGTTTGCACCCATGTCTGCGACATTGACTACGGAAAAATCCGCATGTATTCCGGTAACTACGATTTCTGGTACCAGATGAGCAGGATTATGCAAAGGCAGGCTAAGGACCAACAAAAGAAGAGAGAAGAAAAGATGAAGGATTTGAGAGAGTTTATCCTACGCTTTGCCTCAAATGCTGCAAAGAGCCGTCAGGCAACCAGCCGAAAAAAAGTTTATGATAAACTGGCCTTAGAAGAAATTGAAGTTACGAGCCGTAAATTCCCTTATGTCCATTTTAAGCCCAATAGGGAAATCGGAAACAATGTTGTCCGCACCGAAAAAATTTTTTATAAGACACCCGACACTGCGGAAGAAAAAGGCATTCAGCTTTTAAGCGATTTTTCGTTTACGGTAAACAGAACCGATAAAATAGCCTTTGTAGGTCAAGAGCATAATTCAAAAACCGCCCTCTTCGATATTTTAACCGGAAAATTAAACCCCGATTCGGGAGATGTTTACTGGGGACAGACCGTATCCCATGCCTATCTTAATAAGGACAATGCCGAGTACTTTAATAACGATTTAAATATTACCGAATGGCTTAAACAATATTCCCCTGACCAAGATGATGCCTATGTAAGAGGCTTTTTAGGCCGAATGCTTTTTTCGGGTGATGAGTCATTAAAGCCCGTAAATGTTCTATCCGGAGGCGAAAAGGTACGCTGTATGTTGAGTAAGCTCATGCTTTCGGGAGCAAATGTTTTAATATTGGATGAGCCGACAAACCATCTCGACCTTGAAGCTATCACGAGCTTAAACGATGCCCTTGTGGAATTCCCCGGCGTTATTCTTTTTAACTCCCATGACCACGAATTTATTTCTTCAATTGCAAATAGAATTATCGAAATTACCCCTAACGGCGTAATCGACAGGATGATGAATTTTGACGACTATATAAAAGATGAACACGTCAAAAAGCTGCGTGAAGAACTATACGGCAACACCAAAAAGATGCAGATTTAA